From Micromonospora rhizosphaerae, the proteins below share one genomic window:
- a CDS encoding ArsR/SmtB family transcription factor translates to MVLPLYERKAEFFRTLGHPVRIRVLELLGDGPMTVRDLLADVDIEASSLSQQLSVLRRAGIVTSRRDGSAVIYALAGPDVADLMRAARRFLTEMLAGQAELLESLRGDGVDADDQPSVRR, encoded by the coding sequence GTGGTGCTGCCGCTGTATGAGAGGAAGGCGGAGTTCTTCCGTACGCTGGGGCATCCGGTGCGTATCCGGGTGCTGGAGTTGCTCGGTGATGGGCCGATGACGGTGCGGGATCTGCTGGCTGATGTGGACATCGAGGCGTCGAGCCTGTCTCAGCAGTTGTCGGTGCTGCGTCGGGCGGGGATCGTCACGTCGAGGCGGGACGGGTCGGCGGTCATCTACGCCCTCGCGGGGCCGGACGTGGCGGATCTCATGCGGGCGGCCCGCCGTTTTCTCACGGAGATGTTGGCGGGTCAGGCGGAGCTGCTGGAGAGCCTCCGTGGGGATGGGGTCGACGCTGACGACCAGCCGTCGGTCCGGCGGTGA
- a CDS encoding PucR family transcriptional regulator, producing MHADLQRIVDDLTEYVGLPIQLTDVRLDSIVFGPHGGEIDWIRRESLLLRRTPHQVRALLERSGVFSAIGPLRIPADPDQGMWSRVAVPTRWHNITYGYLWILDNVQVLTDHQLQHVADLGAEIGRLLHAMQRARHVDASRLSDLVAAPLDVRQRAAAELLESGTIPPRSPVAAVVLAHPAAEATPDDLETVLWDVGTDALPRAVLRVVEPNHTVLLVPLPRSGDLQPARSAAARLRRVYLNATHPPLLTVVAGISDPHTELVEVHAAYRQAKLAARVAESLPELGPVAEWGRLGAFRALVSIPTDQVGALASSVVRSIMDAGDPSLLPTLEAYLDSGCDMKCTSAFLNVHRGTVYYRLRKVETVSGLHLHDGLDRLALHLSIKLGRLAGIIPHRNGGPH from the coding sequence GTGCACGCTGATCTCCAGCGGATCGTCGATGACCTCACGGAATACGTGGGGCTGCCGATACAGCTGACTGACGTGCGGCTGGACTCGATCGTCTTCGGCCCGCACGGCGGAGAGATCGACTGGATCCGACGGGAGAGTCTGCTACTGCGCCGCACTCCCCACCAGGTCCGCGCGCTACTGGAGCGCAGCGGCGTCTTCTCCGCCATCGGTCCGTTGCGGATCCCCGCCGACCCGGATCAGGGCATGTGGAGCCGGGTGGCCGTGCCCACTCGCTGGCACAACATCACCTACGGCTACCTATGGATCCTCGACAACGTGCAGGTGCTGACCGATCATCAGCTGCAGCACGTCGCAGACCTCGGCGCGGAGATCGGCCGGCTGCTGCACGCCATGCAACGCGCCCGCCATGTCGACGCGAGCCGATTGTCCGACCTGGTCGCCGCGCCGCTCGACGTACGGCAGCGGGCAGCAGCTGAGCTGTTGGAGTCCGGCACCATCCCGCCCCGCTCGCCGGTGGCCGCCGTCGTACTTGCGCATCCGGCCGCCGAGGCGACCCCCGACGACCTCGAGACGGTCCTGTGGGACGTCGGCACAGACGCCCTGCCACGGGCCGTCCTGCGGGTCGTCGAGCCGAACCACACCGTGCTCCTCGTACCGCTGCCCCGGTCCGGCGATCTTCAGCCCGCACGGTCGGCGGCGGCGCGGCTGCGCCGGGTCTACCTGAACGCCACGCACCCCCCGCTGTTGACCGTCGTCGCTGGCATCAGCGACCCGCACACCGAGCTTGTCGAGGTCCACGCAGCCTACCGCCAGGCCAAGCTTGCGGCGCGCGTCGCGGAGTCGCTACCGGAGCTGGGGCCGGTCGCCGAATGGGGCCGCCTGGGCGCCTTCCGGGCGCTGGTCAGCATCCCCACCGACCAGGTCGGTGCGCTGGCCTCCTCCGTCGTACGGTCCATCATGGACGCCGGCGACCCCAGCCTGCTGCCGACGCTCGAGGCCTACCTCGATAGCGGTTGCGACATGAAGTGCACGTCCGCCTTCCTCAACGTGCACCGCGGAACGGTCTACTACCGCCTCCGCAAGGTGGAGACCGTGTCCGGCCTCCACCTGCACGACGGGCTCGATCGGCTGGCCCTGCACCTGAGCATCAAGCTCGGCCGCCTCGCCGGCATCATCCCCCACCGCAACGGCGGACCGCACTAG
- a CDS encoding SulP family inorganic anion transporter, whose amino-acid sequence MRRQPRRDLVAGLTVAVVALPLALGFGVSSGLGASAGLVTAIVAGALAALFGGSNLQVSGPTGAMTVVLVPIVARYGPGGVLTVGVLAGLMLLALALVRAGRYVRYVPAPVVEGFTVGIAAVIFLQQVPAALGVPNPDGEKVTVVAWRALVEFAGHPNWPALVVALGVAAVMLAGARWRPTVPFSLIMVAAATVAGQLLSLDVARIGVLPATLPAPSLGFLDLAAVPALFTSALAVAALAALESLLSATVADGMTVNQRHDPDRELFGQGVANLVTPLFGGVPATAAIARTAVNVRSGAQSRLASLTHAVALAVIMLAAAPLVAYIPLAALAGVLLATAVRMVEVGSLTALARATRSDALILVLTAVATLALDLIAAVGIGLLVAAALAIRKIARAARLEEVPLDIADHHVEEAALLREHIVAYRFDGPLFFAAAHRFLLELSEVADVRVIILRMSRVSTIDGSGALVLRDAIERLEHRGITVFVSGVRAGQEKILDAVGVLDRLRAAGRVFPGTTEAIGAARAHLRRIGVLAGGEQGVLDPAGQL is encoded by the coding sequence ATGCGGAGGCAGCCTCGCCGTGACCTGGTCGCCGGGCTCACCGTTGCGGTGGTGGCGCTGCCGTTGGCGCTGGGGTTCGGGGTGTCGTCCGGTTTGGGGGCCTCGGCCGGTTTGGTGACCGCGATCGTCGCCGGTGCCCTCGCTGCGTTGTTCGGCGGGTCGAACCTGCAGGTGTCTGGGCCCACCGGGGCGATGACGGTGGTGCTGGTCCCGATCGTGGCGCGGTACGGGCCGGGCGGTGTGCTCACCGTCGGAGTGCTGGCGGGCCTGATGCTGCTGGCACTGGCCCTGGTTCGCGCCGGACGGTACGTGCGTTACGTGCCGGCGCCGGTGGTGGAGGGCTTCACCGTGGGTATCGCCGCGGTGATTTTCCTGCAGCAGGTGCCTGCCGCGTTAGGTGTGCCGAACCCGGACGGTGAGAAGGTCACCGTGGTTGCCTGGCGGGCGTTGGTCGAGTTCGCTGGCCATCCGAACTGGCCCGCGCTGGTGGTGGCGCTGGGGGTGGCGGCGGTGATGCTGGCCGGTGCGCGTTGGCGTCCCACGGTGCCGTTCTCGCTGATCATGGTGGCTGCGGCTACCGTGGCTGGGCAGCTGTTGTCGCTCGATGTCGCCCGCATCGGTGTCCTGCCCGCCACGCTGCCCGCCCCCTCGCTGGGCTTCCTGGACCTGGCTGCCGTACCGGCATTGTTCACCTCGGCGTTGGCGGTCGCTGCCTTGGCCGCTCTGGAGAGTCTGCTGTCGGCGACGGTCGCCGACGGCATGACGGTGAATCAGCGCCACGACCCGGATCGGGAACTGTTCGGTCAGGGGGTCGCGAATTTGGTGACTCCGCTGTTCGGTGGCGTTCCGGCGACGGCGGCTATCGCCCGTACCGCGGTCAATGTCCGCTCTGGCGCCCAGTCGCGACTCGCTTCGCTTACCCACGCGGTCGCTCTGGCGGTGATCATGTTGGCAGCCGCTCCGCTGGTGGCGTACATCCCGCTTGCCGCGCTGGCCGGGGTGCTGCTGGCCACGGCGGTGCGCATGGTCGAGGTGGGTTCGCTGACCGCCCTGGCCCGCGCGACCCGCTCCGACGCGCTCATCCTGGTGCTGACCGCGGTAGCCACCCTCGCGTTGGACTTGATCGCCGCCGTCGGGATCGGCCTGCTCGTCGCTGCCGCGTTGGCTATCCGCAAGATCGCGCGTGCGGCCCGGTTGGAGGAGGTGCCGCTCGACATCGCCGATCACCACGTCGAGGAGGCTGCCCTGCTCAGGGAGCACATTGTGGCCTATCGCTTCGACGGGCCGTTGTTCTTCGCGGCCGCCCACCGGTTCCTGCTCGAACTGTCCGAGGTGGCGGATGTGCGGGTGATCATCCTGCGGATGTCGAGGGTATCGACGATCGATGGTTCCGGCGCGCTGGTGCTACGTGACGCGATCGAGCGTCTCGAACACCGCGGCATTACTGTCTTTGTCTCCGGTGTCCGGGCGGGACAGGAGAAGATCCTCGACGCGGTCGGCGTGCTCGACCGGCTCCGCGCTGCTGGCCGCGTCTTTCCCGGCACGACAGAGGCGATCGGCGCAGCCCGCGCCCATCTGCGCCGCATCGGCGTGCTAGCCGGGGGAGAGCAGGGCGTGCTCGACCCCGCTGGGCAGTTGTGA
- a CDS encoding integrase, which translates to MFDIVLQTCRHELLDRTLIWNQRHLLHALREFEEFYNGHRPHQGIANARPLHPLPAPIADPDKLARLDIRRRPRLGVILHEYEHAA; encoded by the coding sequence GTGTTCGACATCGTCCTACAGACCTGCCGCCATGAACTGTTGGATCGGACCTTGATCTGGAACCAACGGCACCTACTCCACGCCCTACGCGAGTTCGAAGAGTTCTATAACGGACACCGGCCTCATCAGGGCATCGCGAACGCACGCCCGCTGCACCCGTTGCCCGCACCGATCGCCGATCCGGACAAGCTGGCACGCCTCGACATACGAAGACGCCCACGCCTCGGCGTCATCCTCCACGAGTACGAGCATGCTGCGTGA
- the amaB gene encoding L-piperidine-6-carboxylate dehydrogenase codes for MAPRPTAIPRAEELAELARTTAQRCGVDLAAIAGDVRTTSPINGESLLSVGWVDAKAVDLAVERAQEAFLAWRTVPAPVRGALVKRFGELLTEHKSDLAALISLEVGKIASEALGEVQEMIDICDFAVGLSRQLYGRTMTSERPGHRLMETWHPLGVVGVISAFNFPAAVWSWNTAVALVCGDPVVWKPSEITPLTSAACGALLNRAITELGAPTHLSQVLIGGADAGQALVDQSGVALLSATGSTRMGRSVGPRVADRFGRFLLELGGNNAAIVAPSADLDLTTRGIVFAAAGTAGQRCTTMRRVIAHTSVIDRLVEKVSEAYNRLPIGNPLGAGTLVGPLISDTAYKNMSNALAAATQQGGTVLVGGGRRFEDQAPNAYYAEPAIVRVGEQTDIVRQETFAPILYVMPYESLDEAIAMNNAVPQGLSSSIFTNDQREAERFISADGSDCGIVNVNIGTSGAEIGGAFGGEKETGGGRESGSDAWKSYMRRATNTVNFSGELPLAQGVDFTV; via the coding sequence ATGGCACCAAGGCCGACCGCGATTCCCCGTGCCGAGGAACTCGCCGAGCTTGCCCGTACCACCGCACAGCGGTGCGGAGTCGACCTGGCGGCGATCGCCGGCGACGTGAGGACGACATCGCCCATCAATGGTGAGAGCCTGCTCTCGGTCGGGTGGGTGGACGCGAAGGCCGTCGATCTCGCCGTCGAGCGCGCCCAGGAGGCGTTCCTCGCGTGGCGTACCGTACCGGCACCGGTCCGCGGCGCCCTGGTCAAACGGTTCGGCGAGCTGCTGACCGAGCACAAGAGCGACCTCGCTGCGCTCATCAGCCTGGAGGTTGGCAAGATCGCTTCGGAGGCGCTGGGCGAAGTCCAGGAGATGATCGACATCTGCGACTTCGCCGTGGGCCTCTCCCGGCAGCTGTACGGCCGGACGATGACCTCCGAACGGCCCGGTCACCGCCTCATGGAGACCTGGCACCCGCTCGGCGTCGTGGGCGTCATCAGCGCCTTCAACTTCCCCGCCGCCGTCTGGTCGTGGAATACGGCGGTCGCCCTCGTCTGCGGCGATCCTGTCGTCTGGAAGCCGTCGGAGATCACCCCGCTCACCTCCGCCGCGTGCGGCGCCCTGCTCAACCGGGCCATCACGGAGCTGGGGGCGCCGACGCACCTCAGCCAGGTGCTGATCGGCGGCGCGGACGCCGGGCAGGCGCTCGTCGACCAATCGGGCGTGGCACTGCTGAGCGCCACCGGTTCAACCCGCATGGGCCGCTCGGTCGGACCGCGGGTCGCCGACCGCTTCGGACGTTTCCTGCTTGAGTTGGGTGGCAACAACGCCGCCATCGTCGCGCCCTCGGCCGACCTCGACCTGACCACCCGCGGCATCGTCTTCGCGGCCGCAGGCACCGCCGGGCAGCGGTGTACGACGATGCGCCGGGTCATCGCACACACCTCCGTCATCGACCGGCTCGTCGAGAAGGTCTCCGAGGCGTACAACCGACTGCCCATCGGCAATCCGCTGGGGGCGGGAACGCTGGTCGGCCCGCTGATCAGTGACACCGCGTACAAGAACATGAGCAACGCCCTGGCGGCCGCCACCCAGCAGGGTGGCACGGTACTGGTTGGCGGTGGGCGTCGCTTCGAAGACCAGGCCCCCAACGCGTACTACGCCGAGCCGGCGATCGTGCGCGTTGGCGAGCAGACCGACATCGTCCGGCAGGAAACGTTCGCGCCGATCCTGTACGTAATGCCGTACGAGAGCCTGGACGAGGCAATCGCGATGAACAACGCGGTGCCCCAAGGCCTGTCATCGAGCATCTTCACCAACGACCAACGGGAGGCCGAGCGATTCATCTCCGCGGACGGCTCCGACTGTGGGATAGTCAACGTCAACATCGGTACCTCGGGCGCTGAGATCGGTGGCGCCTTCGGCGGCGAGAAGGAGACCGGCGGCGGCCGGGAGTCGGGCTCGGACGCTTGGAAGAGCTACATGCGCCGGGCGACCAACACGGTCAACTTCTCCGGTGAGCTTCCCCTGGCGCAGGGCGTCGACTTCACGGTCTGA
- a CDS encoding NAD(P)-dependent malic enzyme: MPGRREGLAAGGRPPDRERAAPAADEVTGRYRVAVVTDGTAVPGRGAVGLAAALRVVDGKAILFAQLAAIEAVPICLASTGPDEFVAAVRALAPSFDGIDLEAIAAPACFEVERRLQEALDIPVFHDDQHGTAIVVLAALRNALRVVGKRVESARLVVIGAGPAGTATVRLLVAGGATDVVVVMRGGVLHRDDVPWLPPHEAWMAGWTNQRRVRGGLAEALAGADAVVGFSRAGVLTRELVASMGEAPVVFALAASEPEIRPQLVRDIAPVVATCRADHPNQIDNALVFPGVFRGALDAEATWVTTSMKLAAADVLAGLICREDLSATRLLPQVRDDRVVPTVAGAVAAVAAELRRSSPPAAGGVPRQDAARSVSPQEGVGP, translated from the coding sequence ATGCCAGGACGGCGCGAGGGATTGGCGGCAGGTGGCAGGCCGCCGGATAGGGAACGAGCTGCCCCTGCGGCGGACGAGGTGACCGGGCGATACCGGGTCGCGGTGGTGACCGACGGCACGGCGGTACCGGGCCGGGGTGCTGTGGGACTGGCGGCGGCGTTGCGGGTGGTGGACGGCAAGGCGATTCTGTTTGCCCAGCTGGCCGCGATTGAGGCGGTGCCGATTTGTCTGGCATCCACGGGCCCCGACGAGTTCGTGGCGGCGGTGCGGGCGTTGGCTCCCTCGTTCGATGGGATCGATCTGGAGGCGATTGCGGCGCCGGCCTGTTTCGAGGTGGAGCGACGGCTGCAGGAGGCGCTGGACATCCCGGTCTTTCACGACGACCAGCACGGTACGGCGATTGTGGTGCTGGCGGCCTTGCGCAACGCGTTGCGGGTGGTGGGCAAGCGGGTGGAGTCGGCGCGGCTGGTGGTGATCGGGGCCGGGCCGGCGGGTACGGCGACGGTGAGGTTGCTGGTGGCGGGCGGCGCCACCGATGTGGTGGTGGTCATGCGGGGCGGGGTGCTGCACCGCGACGACGTGCCCTGGTTGCCGCCGCATGAGGCGTGGATGGCCGGGTGGACCAATCAGCGGCGGGTGCGGGGCGGGCTGGCTGAGGCATTGGCTGGGGCGGACGCGGTGGTCGGGTTCTCCCGGGCGGGGGTGCTGACCCGGGAGTTGGTGGCGTCGATGGGCGAGGCCCCGGTGGTGTTCGCGTTGGCTGCCTCGGAGCCGGAGATCCGCCCGCAACTGGTGAGGGACATCGCCCCGGTGGTGGCCACCTGCCGCGCCGACCACCCGAACCAGATCGACAACGCGCTGGTGTTTCCGGGGGTGTTCCGGGGTGCGCTGGATGCGGAGGCAACTTGGGTCACGACGTCGATGAAGCTGGCCGCCGCTGATGTGCTTGCCGGGCTGATTTGCCGGGAGGACCTGTCGGCCACCCGGCTGCTGCCTCAGGTGCGCGACGATCGGGTCGTGCCCACCGTGGCGGGGGCGGTGGCGGCGGTCGCGGCCGAACTTCGGCGCAGTTCGCCTCCGGCGGCCGGCGGCGTGCCGCGGCAGGACGCAGCTCGTAGCGTGTCTCCCCAGGAAGGGGTGGGCCCGTGA
- a CDS encoding ArsR/SmtB family transcription factor codes for MSTPLYQAKAEFFKTLGHPARIRVLELLAEREHAVSELLPQVGIEAAHLSQQLAVLRRANLVVTRRDGSTVYYSLVSPQVAELLAVARRILTEVLTSQAELLGDLRAAERADSS; via the coding sequence GTGAGTACGCCGTTGTATCAGGCCAAGGCCGAGTTTTTCAAGACGTTGGGGCATCCGGCACGGATTCGAGTCCTCGAGCTCCTCGCGGAGCGGGAACATGCGGTGTCGGAGCTGCTGCCGCAGGTGGGTATCGAAGCGGCGCACCTGTCGCAACAGTTGGCGGTGCTGCGCCGGGCGAACCTGGTGGTGACTCGCAGGGACGGTTCGACCGTGTACTACTCGTTGGTCAGCCCGCAGGTGGCGGAGTTGCTGGCGGTGGCGCGGCGGATCCTGACCGAGGTGTTGACGAGTCAGGCCGAGCTGCTGGGTGATCTACGCGCCGCTGAGCGGGCTGATTCCTCGTGA
- a CDS encoding NAD(P)/FAD-dependent oxidoreductase: MTRTGRELPSKASVVIIGGGVMGVSTAYNLAAAGVCDVALVEKEALGAGSTSKAAGGVRAQFSDRINIALGLRSLEVFRHFREHFEQEIDLHQVGYLFLLDSPESVATFERNVALQNELGVPSRMIPVDEAKRMSPLISTEGLLGAVYAPTDGHCTPESVVLGYASAARRNGAKLITSCAAIGIETDGDRIVAVNTEGGRIETDTVICTTGAWSRQIGEWVGVDLPVSPLRRQILITEPIPGLDADTPFTIDFGTSFYFHCESRGLLLGMSDPDETPGFKLTRSDSWLPRLGKAMARRTPALSDVGIASGWAGLYEMTPDHNALIGEAAEVRRFLYATGFSGHGFLMGPAVGEVMRDLYLGRQPFVDISGLHAGRFADAEIRPELNIV, encoded by the coding sequence ATGACGCGAACCGGTCGCGAACTGCCGTCGAAGGCGTCGGTGGTGATCATCGGTGGCGGTGTCATGGGCGTCAGCACCGCGTACAACCTGGCCGCGGCGGGCGTATGCGACGTCGCACTCGTGGAGAAGGAGGCGCTCGGCGCCGGCTCTACCAGCAAGGCCGCCGGCGGGGTACGCGCCCAGTTCTCCGACCGGATCAACATCGCACTCGGGCTCCGCAGCCTAGAGGTGTTCAGGCACTTCCGGGAGCACTTCGAGCAGGAGATCGACCTGCACCAGGTGGGCTACCTGTTCCTGCTCGACTCCCCCGAGAGCGTGGCCACGTTCGAGCGCAACGTGGCGCTGCAGAACGAACTCGGCGTGCCCAGTCGAATGATCCCGGTCGACGAGGCGAAGCGGATGTCCCCGCTGATCTCCACCGAGGGCCTGCTCGGCGCCGTCTACGCCCCCACCGACGGGCACTGCACCCCCGAGTCGGTCGTCCTCGGATACGCCTCCGCCGCCCGCCGTAACGGCGCGAAACTGATCACGAGCTGCGCCGCGATCGGCATAGAGACCGACGGCGATCGGATCGTCGCGGTTAACACGGAGGGCGGCCGGATCGAGACCGACACGGTCATCTGCACGACCGGCGCGTGGTCACGCCAGATCGGCGAATGGGTCGGCGTCGACCTGCCGGTATCCCCCCTGCGCCGACAGATCCTCATCACCGAGCCAATCCCCGGCCTCGATGCCGACACCCCGTTCACCATCGACTTCGGTACCAGCTTCTACTTCCACTGTGAGAGCAGAGGGCTGCTGCTCGGGATGTCCGACCCCGACGAGACCCCCGGGTTCAAGCTGACCCGCTCCGATAGTTGGCTGCCGAGGCTGGGCAAGGCGATGGCGCGCCGCACCCCGGCACTGTCAGACGTGGGCATCGCCAGCGGCTGGGCCGGCCTGTACGAGATGACTCCCGACCACAACGCCCTTATCGGAGAGGCGGCCGAGGTGAGACGGTTCCTGTACGCCACCGGTTTCTCCGGCCACGGCTTCCTGATGGGTCCGGCCGTCGGGGAGGTCATGAGGGACCTCTACCTGGGTCGGCAGCCCTTCGTCGACATCAGCGGGCTGCATGCCGGCAGGTTCGCCGACGCCGAGATCCGACCCGAACTGAACATCGTCTGA